A region from the Thauera humireducens genome encodes:
- the truA gene encoding tRNA pseudouridine(38-40) synthase TruA, giving the protein MMRVAIGVEYAGDAFCGWQSQAHGRTVQDVLERALSEIAAEPLRLHCAGRTDTGVHASAQVAHFDTSARRPLSAWVRGVNALLPPAVVVRWAVEVDETFHARFLATERQYRYILHNAPTRPAMLAGRVGWFHPALDEQRMAEAVACLVGTHDFSSFRAAGCQAKTPIKVMHEARVARQGEYLLFDFRANGFLHHMIRNLVGALVYVGKGRYPVEWMNELLLARDRTHAAPTFSPDGLYLCGVSYPPRWSLPNDGRIIALPQLPLV; this is encoded by the coding sequence ATGATGCGAGTCGCGATCGGCGTCGAGTACGCAGGCGATGCATTCTGCGGCTGGCAGAGCCAGGCGCACGGGCGAACGGTGCAGGATGTGCTCGAGCGCGCGCTGTCGGAGATTGCCGCGGAGCCGCTCAGGCTGCACTGCGCGGGGCGGACGGATACGGGGGTTCATGCCAGTGCCCAGGTGGCGCACTTCGATACGTCGGCGCGCCGTCCCCTGTCGGCGTGGGTGCGTGGGGTGAATGCGCTGCTGCCTCCCGCCGTGGTGGTGCGCTGGGCCGTGGAGGTGGACGAGACCTTCCATGCCCGCTTTCTCGCGACCGAGCGCCAGTACCGCTACATTCTGCACAATGCGCCGACCCGGCCTGCGATGCTGGCGGGGCGGGTCGGCTGGTTTCATCCCGCACTCGACGAGCAGCGCATGGCCGAAGCCGTCGCCTGTCTTGTCGGGACGCACGATTTTTCTTCCTTTCGTGCCGCGGGGTGTCAGGCCAAGACGCCCATTAAAGTGATGCACGAGGCGCGGGTCGCGCGGCAGGGCGAGTACCTGCTGTTCGATTTCCGCGCCAATGGTTTCCTGCATCACATGATCCGGAACCTCGTCGGGGCGCTGGTTTATGTGGGCAAGGGGCGTTACCCGGTCGAATGGATGAACGAACTGCTCTTGGCGCGCGATCGCACGCATGCGGCGCCGACCTTCTCGCCCGACGGTCTCTACCTTTGCGGCGTGAGCTATCCGCCGCGCTGGTCGCTCCCCAACGATGGGCGTATCATCGCGCTGCCCCAGCTTCCCCTCGTCTGA